The stretch of DNA GGCCCAGGGCCTGGCTGATGGCTGCGCCCTGGGAGGTGGTGTCCACCGTGATCTGTTTACGGTAGTGCCAATCGTCCTGCCACCAGGCATGGGCGGTGGCCGGGAGCGCGAAGCCCAGGCAGATCAACAGGCTCAGAAATAGGCGTTGCATGTCAGGAGTCTCCGAAAAAAGGGGTCAGAAAGTCGCCTGCACACTGAAGTGCAGTCGCGAGTCCTGTTTCTGGGTATTTGGGCCTTCAAGCAGCGGGTAGCCCCAATCCAGGCTGCCGGACAACCACTTGCTCAAACTGGCGCGGGTGCCGAGGCCGACACTGGCCAGGCTGTATTCGTCTTCCTGCTCGGGCAGCGGGTCATGCAGGCGCAGGCGTGCGCCTTCGGCAAACGCGTAGAAGCGCCACTCCTGCACGTAGCTGCCGAGAAACTTGGCCAGGGACGGCGTGCGCAGCTCCTGGGACAACAGGTAGCCTTCGTCGCCGGTGCGCTCGGCGGCGAGATACCCGCGTACCGACGTAGCGCCGCCAGCGGAATATTGCTCGTTGGACACCAGCGGCCCCGAGGCCAGCTGGAAGCCGGCCTTGGACGCCGACTGCCAGTCGTTGCCGAAGGTGTAGGTGTAATTCAGGTCACCCTTGAGCACCGCAAAACTCGGGCTGGCCTTGTCACGCTTGTACTGGAACTCCTCGGCGTCGCTGCCGTAGCCGAAGAACGCGCGGGTACCCACCACCAGGCTCAAGCCCAGCCCCAATTGCGACTGCTCGGTGTAGCGGTAGCCGTTGTAGCCGAAGGTCAGCGGTGCGTACTTGAGCGGGATATCGTCCGTGCTGCCGCCAAACTTCATCTGCTCCTTGAAGTCCTTGAAGTCGACCCCGGCAGAGAACGAATTGGCCCAATTGCCACTGGCCGGCAGGCTGTAGATCGCCGACACGCCGTAGGAATGGCCCTTGCCCAACACGTTGCTGCCGCCGATGGTGGCGATGTTGCTGTCGGACTGATAACCGGAGAACTGCAGGCTCCAGCGATCAGTCAGCGGCGCGGTGTAGGAGCCCGACCAGACCTTGGCGTTGTCGCTGTCCTGGGGTGCGGTGAAGTACGTCAGGGAAATGCTGTGGCCCAGTTGCCAGAGGTTGTCGTAACCCAAGGTCACGACGCTGCGCAGCTCCTTGGTGTCGGCGCTGTAGTCGTTGTTCAGGCCGAGGCTGGCGTGCCAGGGGTTCTGG from Pseudomonas sp. NC02 encodes:
- a CDS encoding ShlB/FhaC/HecB family hemolysin secretion/activation protein; its protein translation is MQHLFKSTLALCWLTLGALAQPLQAEEQGTQPEPPARLVDVNEYFVRGNTVLDARAIEEAVYPFLGPQKTLADIEGARDALQKIYQARGYQSVFVELPEQKVDDGIVYLQVSETKVGRVRVVGAKHYSPVEIRDEVPGLKEGAVPDFTSVQTQLAGLNRSAGRQVTPLVREGQRPGTMDVDLQVEDQNPWHASLGLNNDYSADTKELRSVVTLGYDNLWQLGHSISLTYFTAPQDSDNAKVWSGSYTAPLTDRWSLQFSGYQSDSNIATIGGSNVLGKGHSYGVSAIYSLPASGNWANSFSAGVDFKDFKEQMKFGGSTDDIPLKYAPLTFGYNGYRYTEQSQLGLGLSLVVGTRAFFGYGSDAEEFQYKRDKASPSFAVLKGDLNYTYTFGNDWQSASKAGFQLASGPLVSNEQYSAGGATSVRGYLAAERTGDEGYLLSQELRTPSLAKFLGSYVQEWRFYAFAEGARLRLHDPLPEQEDEYSLASVGLGTRASLSKWLSGSLDWGYPLLEGPNTQKQDSRLHFSVQATF